GAATATCCACACCTGAATCAATCACCGCGACGATGATTTCTTTTTTATGTTGCAGATTCAAAAGATCATAAGCTTTGTCCGCACTGGTGCCTTCGGCTTGATCAATTTCCGGATCCTTAGTGAACCAGTTATCAACTTCTCGAGAAGAAGATAAAACTTTTTCAGCTATTAAATTTTTTGGATGTTCTTTTTGTAGGGCCTGCTGTAGAGGCTTGTTGTCGTTAGAACAAGCCGCAGTTGCCAGCAAAGCGAGCGCAAGCAATGCGCGTGATGATGTTTTCATTATTCCCTCCCCCGAGCGAATGTTTTGTTAATCCACGAATAGCTATTAGCAAATGATGTGCCTGACATTTTGTCACTACTCTAACAAGAATATGACGCAGAGCTATTTTTATGGAATGAATAGGAGTTTCTTAGAGATGAATTGTCACGCTGGTGCCGGTGGGAGAAGTCTTTATATCCAATTCCCAATCATACTTTTTGGCAATTGCATGGACCCAGGCCAAGCCCAAACCAGTGCCTTTATGACTCCGAGAGTTTGTTCCAAAGTTAAATGGTGAACCCATTTTGTCTAAAACAGACTGTGGGATTCCCATCCCTTCATCGCTAACAGTGATTTGGTCTTCTTTGAAATTAAGAATAATATTTCTATCTTCTGGTGAGTATTTTAGAGCGTTTGTTATCAAGTTTTGCACCATGTGTTCAAGATCATGATGATTTGCAAATACCGTGTGATCACTGACACCTTCAATTTGCAGTCTATCTTTAGCAATCGGTTTTAGTGTTTGCTCCAAATGTTCCGCAAAGTTTGTAAGTTTAATCGCATAAATATCTGTCTTTGCTTGGGGTGTATTCAAGCTTTCAGAATATTCTAAGTACCTATGAACGAAGTCCGCAAGGCGATCGATGTCTTTATGTATATTCTCCACCACTTGTGGTTTTTCACTGCCTTCTAGTTCTTTCAGGCGGTTCTTAATGAGACTGAGCGGCGTATTCACTTCATGAGCAAGCCTTGCCGAATGATTTTTGTTCATCTGAAATGCCAAACGAATTTGTGTAAGAAGATTCTGAACTGATTGAATGAGCTTGGTGAATTCGTCATTTTTAAAAGCAAAAGAAAGCTTTGAACTCAAAAATTTCGTATCCCAAGTTTCAGAATTAAAGTTTGCGGGATTCAATTGATTTGTAATCACATTCAAATCTTCTGCCAAACGCTTCAGTGGAGAGAAAAGTCTTGTCGAAAGAAGCCACGACAAAAATGCCGAAGCAATTACGAGAATAAAGAAATAATAGATATGGTTTCTCGTATAGAAAAGGCTAACCAAGCTTTTTTGGTTTACCACAGTCCCGATCTGTAAAGTTCTACCCGCGTCTGGAATTTTCTTGGTGAAAATTCTCACCAAGTTGTCATCATGTTCCGTGAACTGCCATTCAAACTTTGTTGTGGGATTGAGATCTAATTTTTTTGCATTAAGGTTTTTATAAAGAACGTTACCTTTATTGTTCTTAATCATAAGAACAAGGCCTAAATGATAACCACCCAGGATTTCTTGGATTTGCTCTTCTGCTTCGTCGAGCTCTGCAAAGTCTCTGGTTACAAGATCGGAATGTGCAAGTAAACTTGCATAGGATTCAATCTGACCATCGATCAACTGCATTCTTTCTGAATTCAAGAAGCTTGAATAAATCAAGCTACTCATAATCAGAGTCAGAACAAATGTCGCCCAAAGGGTAATAAAAATCTTATACTTCAATCCAGTAACCTACATTTCTTTTAGATAAGATCTCGACATTGGCCTGAACCGACTCTAATTTTTTTCTTAGGTTTTTGATTGTGACTTCGACGACGTTGGATTCAACGTCCGCATGGATATCCCAAATGCTATCAAGCAACTGGTACCGATTGTATACTTTTGTCGGTGTGTGCAGAAGCGCTGTTAGAAGTTGGTATTCTTTTTTAGAAAGTTCTAGTTTCTTACCTTCCACTTCCGCGCTCTGAGAAAATAAATCTAAAGTTAAGTTTCCATAAGACTGAACGGTTTGCGCAGTCTTCACATTGTACCTTTGAGAAACTCTGATGCGTGCAACCAACTCTTCGATCGAGAAAGGTTTCGAAACGTAATCGTCTGCTCCCATATCCAAGATTTTACCCTTTTCTGTGGGGCCACCGATGGCTGATAAAACAATGATTTTAGAATTTGGGAACCGCTCTTTGAGTGTTGTGATTTTTTCTGAAGAATCTAAACCATGAAGTAAACGATCCAGAACGATCACTTGGGGATCCAAACTGTTCTTTTGTTCAATTGTAGAATTGAGCTCTTCCATCGATGTTACAACTTGAACGCAGTAACCTTCTTTTTTGAGAGATTCAGATAGAAAATGGCTTAACGACGATTCGTCTTCGACTATTAATATGTTCATGGCGTGAAACTATGAGATGTTGAAAAGCGAGGCAAGCATAGCGAGCGGATTCCAGAAAAAAACAAGGCGCGTAATCTTTTGAATAACGCGCCTTATTATATTCTCTGACCATTAAATGTCTAGAGAAACTCCAATTACTTCTTTTTAGCAGGAGTTGCAGCCGGAGCAGCAGCGTGTGCAGCAGCTTCACAGTCAGCTTTTGCTTTTGCATCTGTAAGCTTAGTGCAATCAACAGCAGTTGTAGTAGTTGTTGTTGTTTTTGTAGCAGTTGTTCCTGTAGCGTTAGCAGCAACAGCGAAACCAGCAACGATAGCGATAGTTAAAAGTAATTTCATAATTCCTCCTAGGAATGTGTGTTCACAATATTGTGTACTCACAGATTAGGCGGAGTGATGAAAAGTGTAAATGAGATCATCTTAAAAAAATTTTCACTCTCAAAGCGAACATAGCTCGCCTTTTGGATAGAACTGGACTTTTAGACTAAAAAAGGAGCATCAGCTGCTCCTTTTTCTAGAAACTATTATCTTTTGAAGTCACCGGCAAATTTAGCCATTAGCGATTGGGCCTCCCAGAGGTCCGTATCGTATATTCGATCAATAAAGCGTCTGCTCTGTTTCCCTTTCAGGATCTTTACTAATCTAGTTCTAAAAAACAAAAATACTTTTCCTTCTTTACCTTTATGAAATGAGAATTCACTACTCATTAAACAATACCCCTTTAAGTCCTTTAATCCTCAATACTTTAAAAAAAGTTTTTATGAGATTAATTTAACTTTAAAATTTATTAATAGGTTTTTTCGAATGAAAAAAACTTGATTGTTCGACCGAACATTGGCTTTTAAACTCTGCCACACCTCCCTTTTTTCTTTTCCTGATTGAATACAGGAATGGTTGGTGACATTTAGCAGTCTGCCTATCGCAGGCGATGCTGCTATAAGATTATTACATCTAACTTCTTATCGGATTTGAATCTGTATTTTTAAAACTAGACCCTGTGAAGATTTCCTCACAATTCCCTAACGAAACTGAAGGGTTTTGAGAGGGAAAAGTAGGTATAAGGTACAATGAAATAAGTGAAGGTTATGGATGAACAAAGTAACGCTTATGCGAGTTTATCCATTTCCATTTTTGGTTTCGTCTTCTGACATTTTGATAATTTCCAAAATGCGAGCTTTATCTTTTTTAGAAAATTCTTTTAGAGCTTGATCAAATTGTTTTGGGTCGGATTTTTTCAAATCATAAATCAAATCATAAGGTGCATCTGACGGATCGTGCTTAGTGTACTGCAAACACATTTCTAGAAGTTCTCTCATAGACAAACTCGATGTTTTCTCTTTCACCAATTTATTAAGTTTTAAATAAACTATATCTGCTGCTTCTGGCGACAATGCTGAACTTGCTAAATCAGATTTTAGTTTTTTCAAGTCTATTTCTTGAGATTGAGCAAACGCGGAGTTTCCTAAAATAAGGATTGTTATGAAAATAATTTTAAATGCCACGCACACCTCCTCCTCTTAAAGATTCTTGATACGCTAAGTATTTTTTTACTTCTCGAGTTTCTTTAATGTAAACACCAATGACTTTTCTTCCTTTGCTACTTAGTCCTGCTTTTGGTGAACCTGTTCGCGCATTTGGACTATAATAATCACTAGTAAATCCATTCTCTGTACGAACCTCGATATGGCCTGATCTGCTTCCATCCGTTGTTTTATAGACTATCACAGAGCCCACTGGAGCGTCATAGGGACTTTTTATTTGATCTTTAAAATCTGTATCCATTAGATTTAAAAATCCTTGAGACTTTAAAGACGAGCCTGCATACATAGCGTGTTCGCCTACAAGACGTGATGATGTGGCACCAGATTTTTTTAATAGTTCCTTTACACCATTATAGCAAGATCTAATGGAACCGGATTTCCTATCAGCATTCACCCACGTACTTCTAATTAATCTTCCTTTATTTCGAGATTCAGCTCTATAACCTTTTTTTGCTGTTAGCATCATATTTCTTACAAAATCAGATTCTTCATAGTTTGCTACAACCTCTTCAATTGTTTTTGGACCATTGTATGCAGTCTTAAAATCATTAGTATTTTGTATAACGTTAAGGAGAGATGAAAGAGAATTAGAAGCAGGAGTAGAGCAATATCCATTTACACAGACACCGGCTTCTTCGTCCTCACCATCATGAACTTCATATAAATTGCGAACTCTTAAGTCTCCATTTTTTGCCATAGCTGCCAATCTTACTTTCGTGGTCTCGTATAATAAATTTTCATTTTCCGACTGTATAATTTCAACCTGATTTCTATAACCCCCAAAAGGAGGTGTCCCTGATAAACTATTTAAATAATTGAGTGTATTTGGCAAGCTTACTGCAGAGGCAGCTGTTGCTCCCCTCAAAGATTCCTGAGGTACAGTTACTGAAATTATATCTCCACGATTTAATTGTGCCGTATCACCTGTCCAATCCAGAACCACTGGCTGTGTTCTTAAAACTTCAAGTTGAAGTTCGTATTGTTGGCTACTTGCAGCTCTATAGGGATTACCAAATGAATAAAAACTTGGGTTGTAATTTGATGCTGATGAATTGGCTTTGCGGACCGGCCCGACCACTGCATTACTACTCGACAACTGTATACTCTCGTTCGTCGCTTTCTCAGAATCGAACACAAAAATAAGAGCCACTAACCATGCGATGAGTAGTGTAATCATGTAGAAATACTTGGCTTTGAATACGTTGAAGATATTTTTGTTATTTGTCATACAGCTTAGTATTGCAAAGCCAATGCCCAATATCTTGATTTATAGAGGATTGTTGCAAAATTGTTGCGGATTGAATGAACTAATACTTTCGCGGAGCCCACAGCCCACGTTTATCCTCACGAGCTTCTTTTTCATAAGCACGGAACTGTTCTAAATACTTGAATGGAAATTTTGTGTAAGCAAAACCATAACCTTGCTTAATGATTTCTGCATTCACAAAAGTTCCATCGGCCATATAAACATACGCGAGAGTTCTTTTGTATTTATCAGTTTTCGTTTGATCGTATTCCAAACGAACTTTTTCATGCAGTACTAAACGTGTTAAAAACTGAGAAGCTTCTTTTCCGAAATATTCTACTGGCTTTCGAGGGTCTACTGTTTCCGGTGTATCCAAACCGATGAGTCGAACTTTTCCGATGGTTTCCACTTCGATAGTGTCACCGTCCACGACTCTTTCCACTTCATAGTAAGTGTTTCCGTCATTAGGAACTACCATAACTTTATCTGCTGACTTGCATGCAGTGAAAGCTAACAAAAATATAACCAAAGCTAAGGATGTGTTCTTCATCTGTATTAATTATAGCTACGTAAATTAAGGAATTTCAATACAATCTTTTAGTGACAAACGCCCCTGAAATTGAAAGGATCTGGCCTTAGAGGAAAATCCATGCAAAAAACCTTATTTTTATTGCTATTTCTACTTTTGGGTTGCAAAGAAACCAATCCGAATGAGATCTGGATTTATACCTCCACCTACAAAGACACGGTGGCCGATGTGGAACCCCGGCTCAAAGCTCAATTTCCAGAAATGGATTTTCATTTTTATCAAGCAGGCTCTGAAGAAATCACTGCCAAAGTGAACGCAGAGATGCTAGCCGGTGGAACCAAAGCTGATATTTTTATTTTCTCTGATCGTTTTTGGTTTGAAGAAGCCGCAGAACTTGGAAAACTTCATCCCTATCGTCCTAAAGGCTCAGAAAATATTGATCCTCTCTTCAAACATCCCGATGGCTCATATACAACAGTGAGCCACCCACTTATGGTGATGATTTATAATTCTGACGTTTATAACGAAAGCACTGCGCCTAAATCTTTTAAAGAGATGTCTGATCCAAAATGGAAGGACAAATTTGCAACAGGAAGTCCATTGGCATCTGGGACAAACTTTACAACTGTAGCTTTCCTACAAAAACTCTACGGTTGGGATTACTTCAAAGCGTTGCGCGCAAACAATACCATAAGCGAAGGTGGAAACTCTTCGGTAATCCGACGTGTTCAAACCAAAGAGCGTCCAGTGGGCTGGGTTTTACTTGAAAATGTTTTAAGGCTCAAAGAAGATTCAAAAATTAAAACTATTTTTCCTGAGGATGGTGCCATCGTACAATCGAATGTCTTTGCTATAGCCAAAAAGAGCGGTACCGGAAAAGAAAAATCTCCTGCCAATGCAGAAAAAGTTGCGGATTGGTTTTTCTCTAAAGAAGGCCAAGAGGCTATGACTAGATCTTTTATGTATTCAGCGCTACCGGGATTTCCTGCTCCGAAGGGTGCGAAAGAATTCAAAGAGGTCGTAAAAACCTCTCCCAAATGGAGTCCTGAGATTTTAAAAGAAATTATGGAAAAGCGTGAAGAAATAAAAGAAGAATTTACGCACATTATGTTTCAATAAGCACAACCGTTAAGGAATAACTGTGAAGAAACCAATACTGGGAATTGCAATTTTTATTTTGATCTTACTTTGCGTTTATCCATTTGGCGTTCTTTTTTATAAAATCATTTTTTCTGGTCCCAATGATAGCTTCACTTTAAAATCTTTTGATCAAGTTCTACATAGCGCCACAACTTTGCGGGCAATTAAGAACACATTGATGGTGAGTTTGTCCGTTAGCGCATTGAGTGCGCTGATTGGCGTGCCTCTGGCTTGGTTACTCTCGCGCACAGATTTTCCTGCCAGTCGAAAATTCAGATCATGGCTTTGTTTGTCTTACGCGATTCCTCCTTACATCGGGGCTATCGCCTGGATATTTTTAGCCAATCCCACGACAGGATTATTGAATAAAATCTTTGGACTCAATCTCAATATCTATAGCTTTGGTGGATTAGTTTGGGTGGAGGCGAGCTTTCTCTATACGTTCATTCTTTTAACTGTTCACGCATCTTTAGAAAGAATGGATTCCTCTTTTGAGGAAGCGGCGAGATTATCTGGAGCAAGTCCTCTTAAAATTTTTAAGGACATCACTTTACCTTTAATTCGGCCAGCACTACTTGGAAGTAGCTTGCTTGTTTTCTTGGCTACGGCTGCAAGCTTTGGTGTCCCGGCCTTGATTGGGAGTCCTGCGAGAATTTATCTGATCACCACGCAGATCTACACCTTCCAAAAAATGGGGTCTCTCAGTGGTCTCTACAAGGCCGGTGCTCTTTCTATGTTTTTATTGTTATTTGCCGTAATCACTTTGATCATTCAGCAAAAAATTCTAAACAAAAGCCAATTCAAAACCGTTTCAGGAAAAACNNNNNNNNNNCCTGGTCTAATTGAATTGGGAAAATGGAAAATCCCTGCGATCTTTGCTGTCTGCGCCTTTATGTTCGTAGGATTTATTTTACCTTTGGGTGGGATTTTAATTTCGGCTTTAAGCAAAGTCCAAGGTGAATTTGGTTTAGCTAATTTTACATTAGAAAATTTCCGTAGAACTTTATTTGATGTCCAAGAAACAGGAAGAGCTTTTTCTAATTCTTTAATCCTGGGAATCAGCGCTGCGACCATTGCATGTTTACTTGGAGTTTTCCTGTCCTACATCCAAACAAAAACAAAATTAAAAGGAAGAAATCTTTTAGATGTGATTGCTTCCGTTCCTTACGCAACTCCTGGAACAGTTGTGGCTCTCGCGTTAATCTTGGCTTTTAGCAATGGCATTATGGGAGTCGGCCCAAGCTTATACAACACTCTCGGCATGCTCGCTCTTGCCTATATTGTTAAGTACTTAAGCTTTGCCATGAAGACCACGGCCGATGGCTATAGACAAATTGATGATGTCTTAGATGAGGCCGCAAGAGTTTCTGGTGCAGGCTGGGGCAAGACTATGACCACCATTTGGCTTCCTCTTATGAAAGCACCTATGGTAGCGGCATGGTTTTTAATTTTTATGCCGGTAGTGAGTGAGTTAACAATGACGATTCTTCTTACAGGTCCTGGGTTAGAAACAATAGGGACAGTAATTTTCCAGTTGCAAGAATACGCGGATGCAAGTGGCGGTGGCGCTTCGGTGCTAGCGATCATGGTTGTAGTGATGGTGATTTTAATTAATTGGATCGTAAAGAAAATATCTAAGGGAAGGTATAGTTTATGAGTCAGGTAAAATTTGAAGGTATTCAAAAACAATATGATAACAACGTCACCGTGGTTGAAGATTTTAATCTCATCATCCAAGACGGAGAATTTGTTTCTTTCTTAGGCCCATCAGGCTGCGGAAAGACTACAACTCTGAGAATGCTTGCAGGCTTAGAAAAAAATACCGGCGGAAAAATCTACCTCGGAGATGATCTTGTTTCGGACCCACAGAATGGGTTCTTTCTTCCCCCAGAAAAACGTCACATCGGAATGGTTTTTCAATCCTACGCTGTTTGGCCACACATGAATGTTTTTGATAACGTCGCCTACCCACTTAAGATTCAGAAAAAATCAAAAGCCGAAATCGAAGAGCGCACTTTAAAAATGCTAGAGCTTGTGGAAATGAAAGGCCTAGAAAAAAGAATGCCCAACCAATTGAGCGGTGGTCAGCAACAGCGCGTAGCCTTGGCGCGCGGCTTGGTGATGCAACCCAAAGTATTATTGTTGGATGAGCCACTTTCGAATTTGGATGCAAAATTAAGAGAAAAAATGAGAAAAGACATCCGTGATATTCAAAAAAAATTAAAACTCACCGTTGTTTATGTGACTCACGATCAAATCGAAGCCAACACCATGAGCGATAGAATCGTCATTATGAAATCAGGAAAAATCCTACAAGTAGGAACCCCCGCCGAGATCAAATCAAAGCCTGCCAATGATTTTGTGAGAGAGTTCATTCAGTAGATCAGTTCGCTGATAGTAGTTAACGGCCATTTTTCACTGATTATCAAGTCAGCGTCTATTTGAAAATATCTTGATTGTAAAAGCAGGGTTTAAGGGGCAATATAGCTATGCCCTTCTAGGGCAAGTCCGTTTTCAATTCCTTCAAAATACAGCGGGAGCGTCTTTCTCGTTGGTGATCGATACAATTCGCTCTCAGAATTATAGATTCCAAAATGGAGTTGAGGGCGACATAGAAATCCATTATTAGCAGTTCTTGCTATAACCTGACCACGTTTTACATTCTGGTTTTGTTTTATAATTGCTTCAACGTGCACGTATTGAGCGACAGTTCCGTCGCTAGATTTGATTTTGATATTATGGGCTAACTCAGAGT
This genomic window from Bdellovibrionota bacterium contains:
- a CDS encoding HAMP domain-containing sensor histidine kinase, producing the protein MSSLIYSSFLNSERMQLIDGQIESYASLLAHSDLVTRDFAELDEAEEQIQEILGGYHLGLVLMIKNNKGNVLYKNLNAKKLDLNPTTKFEWQFTEHDDNLVRIFTKKIPDAGRTLQIGTVVNQKSLVSLFYTRNHIYYFFILVIASAFLSWLLSTRLFSPLKRLAEDLNVITNQLNPANFNSETWDTKFLSSKLSFAFKNDEFTKLIQSVQNLLTQIRLAFQMNKNHSARLAHEVNTPLSLIKNRLKELEGSEKPQVVENIHKDIDRLADFVHRYLEYSESLNTPQAKTDIYAIKLTNFAEHLEQTLKPIAKDRLQIEGVSDHTVFANHHDLEHMVQNLITNALKYSPEDRNIILNFKEDQITVSDEGMGIPQSVLDKMGSPFNFGTNSRSHKGTGLGLAWVHAIAKKYDWELDIKTSPTGTSVTIHL
- a CDS encoding response regulator transcription factor: MNILIVEDESSLSHFLSESLKKEGYCVQVVTSMEELNSTIEQKNSLDPQVIVLDRLLHGLDSSEKITTLKERFPNSKIIVLSAIGGPTEKGKILDMGADDYVSKPFSIEELVARIRVSQRYNVKTAQTVQSYGNLTLDLFSQSAEVEGKKLELSKKEYQLLTALLHTPTKVYNRYQLLDSIWDIHADVESNVVEVTIKNLRKKLESVQANVEILSKRNVGYWIEV
- a CDS encoding thermonuclease family protein; its protein translation is MKNTSLALVIFLLAFTACKSADKVMVVPNDGNTYYEVERVVDGDTIEVETIGKVRLIGLDTPETVDPRKPVEYFGKEASQFLTRLVLHEKVRLEYDQTKTDKYKRTLAYVYMADGTFVNAEIIKQGYGFAYTKFPFKYLEQFRAYEKEAREDKRGLWAPRKY
- a CDS encoding extracellular solute-binding protein encodes the protein MQKTLFLLLFLLLGCKETNPNEIWIYTSTYKDTVADVEPRLKAQFPEMDFHFYQAGSEEITAKVNAEMLAGGTKADIFIFSDRFWFEEAAELGKLHPYRPKGSENIDPLFKHPDGSYTTVSHPLMVMIYNSDVYNESTAPKSFKEMSDPKWKDKFATGSPLASGTNFTTVAFLQKLYGWDYFKALRANNTISEGGNSSVIRRVQTKERPVGWVLLENVLRLKEDSKIKTIFPEDGAIVQSNVFAIAKKSGTGKEKSPANAEKVADWFFSKEGQEAMTRSFMYSALPGFPAPKGAKEFKEVVKTSPKWSPEILKEIMEKREEIKEEFTHIMFQ
- a CDS encoding ABC transporter permease subunit, producing the protein MKKPILGIAIFILILLCVYPFGVLFYKIIFSGPNDSFTLKSFDQVLHSATTLRAIKNTLMVSLSVSALSALIGVPLAWLLSRTDFPASRKFRSWLCLSYAIPPYIGAIAWIFLANPTTGLLNKIFGLNLNIYSFGGLVWVEASFLYTFILLTVHASLERMDSSFEEAARLSGASPLKIFKDITLPLIRPALLGSSLLVFLATAASFGVPALIGSPARIYLITTQIYTFQKMGSLSGLYKAGALSMFLLLFAVITLIIQQKILNKSQFKTVSGKT
- a CDS encoding ABC transporter permease subunit; its protein translation is PGLIELGKWKIPAIFAVCAFMFVGFILPLGGILISALSKVQGEFGLANFTLENFRRTLFDVQETGRAFSNSLILGISAATIACLLGVFLSYIQTKTKLKGRNLLDVIASVPYATPGTVVALALILAFSNGIMGVGPSLYNTLGMLALAYIVKYLSFAMKTTADGYRQIDDVLDEAARVSGAGWGKTMTTIWLPLMKAPMVAAWFLIFMPVVSELTMTILLTGPGLETIGTVIFQLQEYADASGGGASVLAIMVVVMVILINWIVKKISKGRYSL
- a CDS encoding M23 family metallopeptidase, with protein sequence MKLLYSALILLTGCSTVNPYLNTDSSAYKKISIPLNSGTAFFVSQGTFGKASHSEPGNEYSWDFDVPFGSDVISVEDGKVIEIWAPNKGGGCNSKYSELAHNIKIKSSDGTVAQYVHVEAIIKQNQNVKRGQVIARTANNGFLCRPQLHFGIYNSESELYRSPTRKTLPLYFEGIENGLALEGHSYIAP